From Nitrospirota bacterium, the proteins below share one genomic window:
- a CDS encoding cyclic nucleotide-binding domain-containing protein translates to MPSFTIEHALWALLLGGLSAVSLPMGAMLGVLWKPKAWVTAALTAFGAGALLAALSVELVAPTALAVMGQGASGSNVEVHGGSALVALFALLVGSIVGGILFIVLDQLLNAKGGYLRKTATTITYLSQRRKRRTERMLHRLGQIEFFRNIPPEHVQMLVEYLRPVTFEAGERLFRQGDRGDRMYFLEQGKITLLLDGKEFKALGTGDILGEIALLTGAPRTAEAVAHSHTVAFVLLKEDFDRIRKTLPELEEATTRLASQRLDELRHHQEVAAHAAADWAEKASNALRQSTSLPTPHEIRLAASEHKGAPLAIWLGSLLDGAAESFVIGAGFLAILTAKMAHGMPSFVEVIPYMLIVGVFLSNFPEAMSSSIGMKNQDWKAPKILALWVSLMVMAALGSVVGYSVGAEVGHIVIAGIEGVAAGAMLTMIAQTMIPEAVHLGGPNIVGLSTLAGFLSAVAFKILES, encoded by the coding sequence ATGCCCAGTTTCACTATCGAGCATGCCCTGTGGGCACTTCTGTTAGGGGGTCTAAGCGCTGTATCACTGCCAATGGGAGCGATGCTTGGAGTACTCTGGAAACCCAAAGCATGGGTGACAGCAGCCCTGACAGCCTTTGGCGCAGGAGCCCTTCTGGCAGCCTTGAGTGTGGAATTGGTAGCCCCTACTGCACTGGCTGTGATGGGACAGGGAGCGAGTGGTTCCAATGTTGAAGTCCACGGGGGTAGTGCACTGGTTGCCCTGTTTGCCTTGCTGGTCGGGAGTATTGTCGGAGGTATCCTATTTATTGTACTGGATCAACTCCTGAATGCAAAAGGTGGATACCTGCGCAAAACGGCTACTACTATCACTTACCTCAGCCAACGCCGGAAGCGACGAACCGAACGGATGCTACACCGACTGGGCCAAATTGAGTTCTTTCGGAACATCCCACCCGAACATGTGCAGATGTTGGTGGAATATTTGCGACCCGTAACTTTTGAGGCGGGTGAGAGACTATTCAGACAAGGAGATCGGGGAGATCGGATGTACTTTCTTGAGCAAGGCAAAATTACGCTGTTGCTGGACGGTAAAGAGTTTAAAGCCTTAGGCACCGGTGATATCTTAGGCGAGATCGCCCTGCTGACAGGAGCGCCACGGACGGCAGAGGCGGTAGCCCATAGTCACACCGTCGCCTTTGTTCTACTTAAGGAAGACTTCGACAGGATCCGTAAGACATTACCAGAACTCGAGGAAGCAACCACGCGACTGGCAAGTCAGCGTCTCGACGAACTGCGACATCACCAAGAAGTCGCTGCCCATGCCGCCGCTGATTGGGCAGAGAAGGCATCCAACGCTCTGCGCCAGAGCACCTCTCTGCCAACTCCCCATGAGATAAGACTCGCCGCAAGCGAGCACAAAGGTGCCCCGTTAGCGATCTGGTTGGGCAGCTTGCTAGACGGCGCCGCTGAGAGCTTCGTCATCGGTGCTGGTTTTCTGGCGATATTAACCGCTAAGATGGCTCACGGCATGCCGAGTTTCGTGGAGGTTATTCCCTATATGCTTATTGTCGGCGTGTTTCTGTCGAATTTTCCTGAGGCGATGTCGAGCAGTATAGGTATGAAGAATCAGGACTGGAAGGCGCCAAAGATTCTTGCATTGTGGGTATCGTTGATGGTAATGGCAGCCTTAGGCTCGGTTGTGGGCTACTCCGTCGGTGCCGAAGTAGGTCACATTGTTATAGCGGGCATCGAGGGAGTCGCTGCAGGTGCCATGCTGACGATGATCGCACAGACAATGATTCCCGAAGCAGTGCATCTGGGTGGTCCCAACATCGTTGGTTTGAGCACGCTGGCTGGATTCCTCTCGGCGGTAGCCTTCAAGATTCTTGAGTCTTAA
- a CDS encoding metal-dependent hydrolase, with protein MSPVTHFFIGWLVANTAKLDKRDRALVTVAGIISDADSLVIVADLLAGKSEPFRWYGEFHHVLTHNIGFAFLVTLLGFMLAKRRWITTFLVFISFHLHLLGDIAGSRGPDDYQWPIPYLWPFSNSFQLVWEGQWKLNAWQNVVITGIVIVLTLFFAWKRGYSPLEMISAKADAIFVRTLRQRFGNP; from the coding sequence ATGAGCCCTGTAACGCATTTCTTTATAGGTTGGCTTGTTGCAAATACGGCTAAGTTAGACAAGCGCGATAGGGCACTTGTAACCGTTGCAGGTATTATCTCTGATGCAGATAGTCTTGTGATTGTTGCCGATTTATTGGCGGGAAAGAGTGAACCTTTTCGATGGTATGGGGAATTTCATCACGTCTTGACTCATAACATAGGGTTTGCTTTCTTGGTAACACTTTTAGGTTTTATGCTCGCGAAACGAAGGTGGATTACTACGTTCCTTGTATTTATCAGCTTCCATCTCCACCTGCTGGGAGATATAGCCGGTTCTCGTGGCCCTGATGATTATCAGTGGCCTATCCCCTACCTGTGGCCCTTTTCAAATTCTTTTCAATTAGTATGGGAAGGACAATGGAAACTCAATGCATGGCAAAATGTAGTGATTACCGGAATTGTCATCGTTCTTACCTTATTTTTCGCATGGAAGAGAGGCTATTCTCCACTTGAGATGATTTCTGCAAAAGCAGACGCTATTTTTGTGCGAACTCTCAGACAGCGTTTTGGTAATCCTTAA
- a CDS encoding inositol monophosphatase family protein — MITNSKRADFLSTAIKAAKVAGNIILSNLGKISKNDIGLKQASDFVTRIDKESEYAIIRIIKEKFPDHYFLAEESSRDTDTGTYLWIIDPLDGTTNYIHGFPVFAVSVALQHKDEIITGVIFDPLKNELFTAEKGKGAFLNGQPIKVSAVTALQNSLITTGFPFRKKNLIDEYLKLFKNILHKVSDLRRAGAAALDLAYVACGRCEAFFELGLSPWDVAAGSLIIKEAGGIVTDFSGGTEYLSTGNIVAGNPVIHKEILKEVKGVFYPLSLHH, encoded by the coding sequence GTGATTACCAATAGCAAAAGAGCCGATTTTCTGAGTACTGCTATTAAAGCAGCAAAAGTTGCAGGCAATATCATTCTAAGTAATCTCGGTAAGATTTCGAAAAATGACATTGGTTTAAAGCAAGCATCAGACTTCGTTACACGTATTGATAAGGAATCGGAATATGCTATCATAAGGATAATTAAAGAAAAGTTTCCTGATCACTATTTCCTCGCAGAAGAATCCAGCAGGGATACTGACACAGGTACATACCTGTGGATAATTGATCCACTTGACGGCACCACAAATTATATCCATGGATTCCCAGTCTTTGCTGTTTCTGTGGCACTTCAACATAAAGATGAAATAATCACTGGGGTTATTTTCGATCCCTTGAAGAATGAACTCTTTACTGCTGAGAAAGGGAAAGGGGCATTCTTAAATGGACAACCGATAAAGGTATCTGCTGTCACTGCTTTGCAAAATAGCCTCATTACAACAGGCTTCCCTTTTAGAAAGAAAAATCTAATTGATGAATACTTAAAGCTCTTCAAAAATATCCTCCATAAAGTGAGCGACCTGAGAAGGGCTGGTGCTGCTGCACTTGACCTCGCATATGTTGCCTGCGGAAGATGTGAGGCATTTTTTGAGCTTGGCCTCAGCCCCTGGGATGTGGCAGCAGGAAGCCTCATAATAAAAGAGGCAGGAGGGATCGTTACTGATTTTAGCGGAGGGACTGAGTATTTGTCTACAGGCAATATTGTCGCAGGAAACCCAGTAATTCATAAAGAGATATTGAAGGAAGTAAAGGGTGTATTTTATCCTCTGTCTTTACATCATTAA
- a CDS encoding M48 family metallopeptidase, producing MIQYLNLRHMRKAGATIPPEFEGKIDEALLKKTQEYEADKTRFGFVSSLFGNIVTIVFIFGGLLNIYNTWIASLNLSFIISGWFFFMFLFYAGEILSVPFNLYNIFKIENKYGFNTMTFRLWISDFIKSLLISTVIMSLIIFAGLWLIRLDPNLWWLWVWGFLFIFSIFIMYISPYVVEPLFNKFTPIEDESLKEKILKLVEKANIHAGRIFQMDASKRSRHTNAYFTGVGKTKRIVLYDTLLEGMNHNEILSVLAHEIGHWKKKHLLKALAAFGMFSLIVLYLTHRLIQGDFILTLFNISTNTIFAKFIILSFLVSILLLPLKPFVNFFLRRHERQADRASYDLTKDVESMVSAFIKLLKENLSNLYPHPLYVTLYYSHPPILERIRYIKGFQ from the coding sequence ATGATTCAGTACCTCAATCTCAGGCACATGAGAAAGGCAGGTGCGACAATACCACCTGAATTTGAGGGGAAGATAGATGAAGCATTGCTGAAAAAGACTCAGGAATATGAAGCAGACAAAACCCGCTTTGGCTTTGTTTCATCACTATTTGGTAATATTGTCACCATCGTATTTATCTTCGGTGGCCTGCTGAACATATACAATACATGGATAGCATCTTTGAACCTCTCCTTTATTATCTCAGGTTGGTTCTTTTTTATGTTCTTATTTTATGCTGGAGAAATCCTCTCAGTGCCTTTTAATCTCTACAATATCTTTAAGATAGAAAACAAGTATGGATTCAACACCATGACCTTCAGACTATGGATATCAGATTTTATAAAATCGCTTTTAATTTCTACTGTCATAATGTCTCTGATTATATTTGCAGGACTTTGGCTTATTCGATTGGACCCAAATCTCTGGTGGTTATGGGTATGGGGCTTTCTCTTTATTTTCAGCATTTTTATAATGTATATATCTCCTTATGTCGTTGAGCCTCTTTTTAATAAATTCACACCCATCGAAGATGAATCATTAAAAGAGAAAATTTTAAAATTAGTGGAAAAAGCCAATATTCACGCAGGCAGGATATTCCAGATGGATGCATCAAAGAGGAGCAGACATACTAATGCCTATTTCACTGGCGTCGGGAAAACAAAGAGAATAGTGCTTTATGATACCCTACTTGAAGGGATGAATCATAACGAGATACTCTCTGTTCTTGCACATGAGATAGGGCATTGGAAAAAGAAGCATTTATTGAAAGCCCTTGCTGCATTTGGGATGTTTTCACTTATTGTCCTTTATCTCACACACAGACTCATTCAAGGTGATTTTATTTTAACGCTTTTCAATATAAGCACAAACACTATTTTTGCAAAATTTATTATCCTTTCATTCCTTGTTAGTATTCTTTTATTGCCTTTGAAACCATTCGTGAATTTCTTTTTAAGAAGGCATGAAAGGCAGGCTGATAGGGCATCGTATGATCTCACAAAGGATGTAGAGAGCATGGTGAGTGCCTTTATAAAACTCTTAAAAGAAAACCTCTCAAATCTCTATCCACATCCACTCTATGTTACCTTATACTATTCACATCCTCCTATACTGGAGAGGATAAGGTATATCAAGGGATTTCAATAG
- the amrS gene encoding AmmeMemoRadiSam system radical SAM enzyme translates to MEKEAYLYTGLADGKVICLTCQRRCVISEGKKGWCHTRMNKGEMLYSLIYGEVSSLSINPIEKKPVFHFYPGSRWLSLGSVGCNFRCPGCQNWDISHWKVGTMYTEYLPPEELVLKAKSTGCIGISWTFNEPALWFEYTLDGARLARAQGLYTNYVTNGFITGEALEAIAPFLDVYRVDIKAFSDRTYLRTCHIEGFEGILEITKKAKEYGMHVECVTNVTPGFNDNKTELRDIASWIKISLGPETPWHVTRFYPHHKLSHLSSTPISDLERARMIGKEEGLWYVYLGNVPGHRWENTYCHECGELLIERYIFEIIRNKVEKGRCPKCGTLIPGRFEANNGKEK, encoded by the coding sequence ATGGAAAAAGAGGCGTATCTGTACACAGGGCTTGCTGATGGAAAGGTCATATGCCTTACCTGCCAGAGAAGGTGTGTTATCTCAGAAGGCAAAAAGGGCTGGTGTCATACAAGGATGAATAAAGGCGAAATGCTCTATAGCCTGATATATGGAGAAGTATCATCTTTATCAATAAACCCCATCGAGAAAAAACCTGTCTTTCATTTCTACCCTGGCTCAAGGTGGCTTTCTCTTGGCAGTGTTGGCTGTAACTTCAGATGCCCCGGCTGCCAGAACTGGGATATATCACACTGGAAAGTAGGAACGATGTATACAGAATATCTGCCTCCAGAAGAATTGGTCTTAAAGGCAAAGTCTACAGGGTGTATTGGCATCTCCTGGACATTCAATGAGCCAGCACTATGGTTCGAATATACCCTTGATGGTGCAAGGCTTGCCAGAGCTCAAGGACTTTATACAAATTATGTGACCAATGGATTTATTACAGGAGAAGCTTTGGAGGCGATTGCACCATTCCTTGATGTTTACAGGGTTGATATAAAAGCATTTTCTGACAGGACATATCTTAGAACCTGTCATATAGAAGGGTTTGAAGGAATCCTCGAAATAACTAAAAAGGCGAAGGAATATGGAATGCATGTAGAGTGCGTCACAAATGTTACTCCAGGATTTAATGATAATAAGACAGAACTCCGGGATATTGCATCATGGATAAAAATTAGCCTCGGTCCTGAGACCCCATGGCATGTAACGAGGTTTTATCCCCATCACAAACTCAGTCATCTATCATCAACACCTATCTCAGACCTTGAAAGGGCACGGATGATCGGAAAAGAGGAAGGGCTATGGTATGTGTATCTTGGCAATGTTCCAGGCCACAGGTGGGAAAATACATATTGCCACGAATGCGGAGAGTTGTTGATAGAAAGGTATATTTTTGAGATTATCAGGAATAAGGTTGAAAAAGGTAGATGTCCGAAATGCGGTACCTTGATTCCTGGAAGGTTTGAAGCAAATAATGGCAAGGAAAAATAA